A window of the Haloarcula litorea genome harbors these coding sequences:
- a CDS encoding DUF7120 family protein, with product MPKVEINIPEHLEMQIAQMVEKGEFLNREEAIEDLLSTGLKAYKTSGPQDEDDEPGFEEDGMMGHDDEYVF from the coding sequence AAAGGTAGAGATCAACATCCCTGAACACTTGGAGATGCAGATCGCCCAGATGGTCGAGAAGGGTGAGTTCCTCAACCGCGAGGAAGCCATCGAAGACCTCCTCTCGACGGGACTGAAGGCCTACAAGACCTCCGGTCCGCAGGACGAAGACGACGAGCCCGGTTTCGAGGAAGACGGTATGATGGGTCACGACGACGAGTACGTCTTCTGA
- a CDS encoding enoyl-CoA hydratase/isomerase family protein yields the protein MAADDVLLDIDDGVATVTLNRPDARNALAAETADRLAEHFETIADSDARAVVLEGNGPAFCAGGDIDAMLTGVAEDTPPAERVELVVSSINEVVRVVHDCRLPVVAKIDGATFGAGAGLALACDVQLASPEAKIGFGFRQVGLAMDSGVSYFLPRIVGPNKAKELVFTGELLDADAARDLGVFTRLFEADEFEDGVENVVSTIAEGPTVALTQAKRLLNRGSESSLEQALDREATAQGLAFTTADHEEGARAFMEQRDPEFEGH from the coding sequence ATGGCAGCCGACGACGTCCTGCTCGACATCGACGACGGCGTGGCGACGGTGACGCTGAACCGACCCGACGCGCGCAACGCGCTCGCGGCCGAGACCGCGGATCGACTGGCCGAGCACTTCGAGACCATCGCCGACAGCGACGCCCGCGCGGTCGTCCTGGAGGGCAACGGGCCGGCGTTCTGTGCGGGCGGCGACATCGACGCGATGCTGACCGGGGTCGCAGAGGACACGCCGCCGGCCGAGCGGGTCGAACTGGTGGTCTCCTCGATCAACGAGGTCGTCAGGGTCGTCCACGACTGCCGGCTCCCCGTCGTCGCGAAGATCGACGGCGCGACGTTCGGGGCCGGCGCTGGCCTGGCGCTGGCCTGTGACGTGCAGTTGGCCAGCCCCGAGGCGAAGATCGGGTTCGGCTTCCGGCAGGTCGGGCTGGCGATGGACTCCGGCGTCTCGTACTTCCTGCCCCGCATCGTCGGCCCGAACAAGGCGAAGGAACTGGTGTTCACCGGCGAACTGCTCGACGCCGACGCGGCCCGCGACCTGGGCGTGTTCACCCGCCTGTTCGAAGCCGACGAGTTCGAGGACGGCGTCGAGAACGTCGTCTCGACCATCGCCGAGGGGCCGACAGTCGCGCTCACGCAGGCCAAGCGCCTGCTGAACCGCGGGAGCGAGTCCTCCCTGGAACAGGCGCTGGACCGCGAGGCCACCGCCCAGGGACTGGCGTTCACCACGGCGGACCACGAGGAGGGCGCGCGGGCGTTCATGGAGCAGCGCGACCCCGAGTTCGAGGGTCACTGA
- a CDS encoding response regulator transcription factor, with product MTDSPVVLIVEDEPDVAETYKLWLQGDYEVRMAQNGDEGLELLDESVDVVLLDRMMPGLSGDEVLDRIRERELGCRVAMVTAVEPDFDILEMGFDAYLSKPIRSEQLHETVSNLLERSEYDSMLQQYYALVEKQATLEATKSSAELAESDQYEELTEEITEMRDGLSNTLGGIEDDDDFIATLRELGDDEDN from the coding sequence ATGACAGACTCGCCCGTCGTGTTGATCGTCGAAGACGAACCGGACGTCGCCGAGACGTACAAGCTCTGGTTGCAGGGCGACTACGAGGTCCGGATGGCCCAGAACGGGGACGAGGGGCTGGAACTGCTCGACGAGTCCGTCGACGTGGTCCTCCTCGACCGGATGATGCCCGGGCTGTCGGGGGACGAGGTGCTCGATCGCATCCGCGAGCGGGAACTCGGCTGTCGAGTGGCGATGGTCACCGCCGTCGAACCCGACTTCGACATCCTGGAGATGGGGTTCGACGCCTACCTCTCGAAGCCCATCCGGAGCGAGCAGCTCCACGAGACGGTGTCGAACCTGCTAGAGCGGTCCGAGTACGACTCGATGCTCCAGCAGTACTACGCGCTGGTCGAGAAGCAGGCGACGCTGGAGGCGACCAAGTCGAGCGCCGAACTCGCCGAGAGCGACCAGTACGAGGAGCTCACCGAGGAGATCACCGAGATGCGCGACGGTCTGTCGAACACGCTGGGGGGTATCGAGGACGACGACGACTTCATCGCGACACTCCGGGAACTGGGCGATGACGAAGACAACTGA
- a CDS encoding RAD55 family ATPase, whose product MTKTTEGVNDMYDLSTTLDFDALESVRPGSSILISGPAMTGKEQLAYDILSEGARNGDGAVVVTTGDSAGDVVADFRDRVPELAESQLGIVDCRGEGGADSGAVDGIYVHQVSSPGDLTGIGIGITKALEGLHNSGRERGRLALVSLSTMLTYTDKKTVFKFCHVLSSRLDAADYIGVFTIDSGAHDEQTIQVIKQAFDGLIEVREADGGGRESRVLGLSGEPTDWQRI is encoded by the coding sequence ATGACGAAGACAACTGAGGGGGTCAACGATATGTACGATCTCTCGACGACGCTCGATTTCGACGCCCTCGAATCCGTCCGGCCCGGGTCGAGTATCCTCATCTCCGGTCCGGCGATGACGGGCAAGGAACAGCTCGCGTACGACATCCTCTCGGAGGGGGCCCGGAACGGCGACGGCGCGGTCGTCGTCACCACCGGCGACAGCGCCGGCGACGTGGTGGCGGACTTCCGGGACCGGGTCCCCGAGCTCGCCGAGTCACAGCTCGGGATCGTGGACTGCCGCGGCGAGGGCGGGGCCGACTCGGGTGCCGTCGACGGCATCTACGTCCACCAGGTATCCTCGCCCGGCGATCTGACCGGGATCGGGATCGGGATCACGAAGGCCCTGGAGGGACTGCACAACTCCGGCCGAGAGCGGGGACGACTGGCACTGGTGTCGCTGTCGACGATGCTCACCTACACGGACAAGAAGACCGTGTTCAAGTTCTGCCACGTCCTCTCCTCGCGACTGGACGCCGCCGACTACATCGGCGTGTTCACGATCGACTCCGGTGCCCACGACGAACAGACCATCCAGGTCATCAAGCAGGCCTTCGACGGCCTCATCGAGGTCCGGGAGGCCGACGGCGGCGGCCGCGAGTCCCGCGTCCTCGGGCTGTCCGGCGAGCCGACCGACTGGCAGCGGATCTAG
- a CDS encoding MBL fold metallo-hydrolase, giving the protein MIRNLARDVTSFTSNAFLVDGDRTVLVDAGNEFDAAGAVREHAGGLDALVLTHTHYDHVGNLAQVVDAFGVDVWGFDTDQDGVTHGIADGETVRLGDHDYTALHTPGHKDDHLCFYSAAANVLFAGDLVFANGGFGRTDLEEGDRDLLVDSIDRVLDTVDEDLAAMHTGHGPSVTDGAYRDIELAWQAARL; this is encoded by the coding sequence GTGATCCGAAACCTCGCTCGGGACGTGACCTCGTTCACGAGCAACGCGTTCCTCGTCGACGGTGACCGAACCGTGCTGGTCGACGCCGGCAACGAGTTCGACGCCGCCGGGGCCGTCCGCGAACACGCCGGGGGACTCGACGCGCTCGTGTTGACCCACACTCACTACGACCACGTCGGCAACCTCGCCCAGGTGGTCGACGCGTTCGGCGTCGACGTCTGGGGGTTCGACACGGACCAGGACGGCGTCACTCACGGGATCGCGGACGGCGAGACGGTCCGGCTCGGCGACCACGACTACACGGCGCTACACACGCCCGGTCACAAGGACGACCACCTCTGCTTCTACTCGGCCGCCGCCAACGTCCTGTTCGCGGGCGATCTGGTGTTCGCGAACGGGGGGTTCGGCCGGACCGACCTCGAAGAGGGGGACCGGGACCTGCTGGTCGACAGCATCGACCGCGTCCTCGACACCGTCGACGAGGACCTCGCCGCGATGCACACCGGCCACGGACCGAGCGTGACCGACGGGGCGTACCGCGACATCGAACTGGCCTGGCAGGCCGCGCGGCTCTGA
- a CDS encoding UPF0058 family protein, with amino-acid sequence MHKDELLELHEQMVTIMEFFRDEMDSTDPELFDPYQELDVRPSDVHKSKSEHKHAVFVLGNALATAMSEDEFSDAGRVGKRMAELAEDAENKL; translated from the coding sequence ATGCACAAGGACGAACTTCTGGAGCTACACGAGCAGATGGTGACCATCATGGAGTTCTTCCGGGACGAGATGGACAGCACTGACCCGGAGCTGTTCGATCCGTACCAGGAACTCGACGTGCGCCCCTCCGACGTCCACAAGTCCAAGAGCGAGCACAAACACGCCGTCTTCGTGCTGGGGAACGCGCTGGCGACGGCGATGAGCGAGGACGAGTTCTCCGACGCGGGCCGGGTCGGCAAGCGGATGGCCGAACTCGCCGAGGACGCCGAGAACAAGCTGTAA
- the sod gene encoding superoxide dismutase, with the protein MSEHSEPELPPLPYDYDALEPHISEQVLTWHHDTHHQGYVNGLESAEETLAENRESGDHSSTAGALGNVTHNGCGHYLHTLFWDNMSPNGGGEPDGELADRIAEDFGSYEGWKAEFEAAASAAGGWALLVYDPVAKQLRNVAVDKHDQGALWGAHPIMALDVWEHSYYYDYGPDRGSFIDAFFEVVDWDEVADQYQTAVGHFE; encoded by the coding sequence ATGTCCGAGCATTCCGAACCCGAGCTGCCACCGCTGCCGTACGACTACGACGCGCTGGAGCCACACATCTCCGAGCAGGTCCTCACGTGGCACCACGACACCCACCATCAGGGCTACGTGAACGGCCTCGAATCCGCCGAGGAGACCCTCGCCGAGAACCGCGAGTCCGGCGACCACTCCTCGACGGCCGGTGCGCTCGGCAACGTGACCCACAACGGCTGTGGGCACTACCTCCACACGCTGTTCTGGGACAACATGTCCCCGAACGGCGGCGGCGAGCCCGACGGTGAGCTCGCCGACCGCATCGCGGAGGACTTCGGGTCCTACGAGGGCTGGAAGGCCGAGTTCGAGGCCGCCGCGTCGGCCGCCGGTGGCTGGGCGCTCCTGGTCTACGACCCCGTCGCGAAGCAGCTTCGCAACGTAGCGGTCGACAAGCACGACCAGGGCGCGCTCTGGGGCGCTCACCCCATCATGGCCCTCGACGTCTGGGAGCACTCGTACTACTACGACTACGGTCCGGATCGCGGCTCGTTCATCGACGCCTTCTTCGAGGTCGTCGACTGGGACGAGGTCGCAGACCAGTACCAGACCGCAGTCGGTCACTTCGAGTAA
- a CDS encoding histidine kinase N-terminal 7TM domain-containing protein — MVSFFAVYALVLLATAVVVGALGVYAWDRRDRTGAKPLLVVLIGQTVWCLCAFAAIAGRGTPWALLWSRAWYVGVVLTVAGLFVFALAYTGYDEYLGPKLYAALSVEPLLLLGVTALEPVPFLYTVVGPAETAMLGYHVDSGVAFWLHAGYSYLLLAAGSALLVRYALSTDALRRKQLYAILGAIVAPWFGNALYLFGGVPVDLTPLAFSLTGILLTWAVLQAGFLDISPAARREVVDSLSSAVFVVDTDGRIVEVNDACRELFDVTPLVGAPVERVLRGMADLEADCDDVGTDETVTVEAERDGRFFDVQVSPLYDDFGGLIGRVFLAHDITEQKERQRELERRNRQLDQFASVVTHDLRNPLSVAGGSLALARRTGDEEHFDRVEDAHDRMGALIDEVLALARDQSSLDEQSLRLSDVANAAWGHVDTADATLSVPEDRTVVGDRDQLLRLFENLFRNSVEHGGRDVTVIVTATDGGFAVADDGPGVPEDERDALFDHGYTTSEHGTGLGLAIVEHVVSSHGWDLAVGESEQGGFRLTVTGVTGEPVERPAEP; from the coding sequence ATGGTCTCGTTTTTCGCCGTGTACGCGCTCGTTCTGCTGGCGACCGCCGTCGTCGTCGGCGCGCTCGGCGTGTACGCCTGGGATCGGCGGGACCGAACCGGGGCCAAGCCGCTGCTGGTCGTCCTCATCGGGCAGACGGTGTGGTGTCTCTGTGCGTTCGCCGCTATCGCCGGCCGCGGGACGCCGTGGGCGTTGTTGTGGTCGCGTGCGTGGTACGTCGGCGTCGTCCTGACCGTCGCCGGGCTGTTCGTGTTCGCACTGGCCTACACCGGCTACGACGAGTATCTCGGTCCCAAGCTGTACGCGGCGCTGTCCGTCGAGCCACTGCTCCTCCTCGGTGTCACCGCCCTCGAACCGGTCCCGTTCCTCTACACCGTCGTCGGCCCGGCGGAGACGGCGATGCTCGGCTACCACGTCGACAGCGGCGTCGCGTTCTGGCTCCACGCCGGCTACTCGTACCTGCTGCTGGCGGCCGGGAGCGCGCTGCTGGTCAGGTACGCCCTCTCGACGGACGCACTGCGGCGGAAGCAGCTCTACGCTATCCTCGGTGCCATCGTCGCCCCGTGGTTCGGCAACGCGCTCTACCTGTTCGGCGGCGTCCCCGTGGACCTGACGCCGCTCGCGTTCTCCCTGACCGGGATCCTGCTCACGTGGGCGGTCCTACAGGCCGGCTTTCTCGATATCTCGCCGGCGGCCCGACGGGAAGTGGTCGACTCGCTCAGCAGCGCCGTCTTCGTCGTCGACACCGACGGCCGGATCGTCGAGGTCAACGACGCCTGCCGGGAGCTGTTCGACGTGACGCCGCTGGTCGGCGCACCCGTCGAGCGAGTGCTGCGGGGTATGGCGGACCTCGAAGCGGACTGCGACGACGTCGGCACCGACGAGACCGTCACCGTCGAGGCCGAGCGGGACGGTCGGTTCTTCGACGTGCAGGTCTCGCCACTGTACGACGACTTCGGCGGACTCATCGGCCGGGTGTTCCTCGCCCACGACATCACCGAGCAGAAGGAGCGCCAGCGCGAACTCGAGCGACGCAACCGACAGCTCGACCAGTTCGCCAGCGTCGTCACACACGACCTCCGGAACCCGCTCAGCGTCGCCGGCGGGAGCCTCGCGCTGGCCCGCCGGACCGGCGACGAAGAGCACTTCGACCGCGTCGAGGACGCTCACGATCGGATGGGGGCGCTCATCGACGAGGTGCTGGCGCTGGCCCGCGACCAGTCCAGTCTCGACGAGCAGTCGCTCCGGCTGTCGGACGTCGCGAACGCAGCCTGGGGCCACGTCGACACGGCCGACGCGACGCTGTCGGTACCCGAGGACCGGACGGTCGTCGGGGACCGGGACCAGCTGCTCCGCCTGTTCGAGAACCTCTTTCGCAACAGCGTCGAACACGGCGGCCGGGACGTGACGGTGATCGTCACGGCCACCGACGGGGGGTTCGCCGTCGCCGACGACGGCCCGGGTGTCCCGGAGGACGAGCGCGACGCGCTGTTCGACCACGGCTACACGACCTCCGAGCACGGGACGGGGCTCGGCCTCGCCATCGTGGAACACGTCGTCTCCAGTCACGGCTGGGACCTCGCGGTCGGCGAGAGCGAACAGGGCGGGTTCAGACTGACCGTGACCGGCGTCACCGGGGAGCCCGTCGAGCGACCGGCGGAGCCGTGA
- a CDS encoding cryptochrome/photolyase family protein — MRLHWHRRDLRATDNAGLAPASADDPVVPLFVFDRDVLDHAGPPRIAFLLDALDSLRSWYRERDGDLVVAHGDPREVVPEVAREYDADVVTWGKDYSGLARERDAAVRQALDAVDVAREAVQNAVCHEPGEITTNGGDPYSVFTYFGNKWLDREKDDPYDPPAADALAAVDGDPLPTVSELGFDEPEADVPEAGTERARQLLADFLEEDVYRYDERRDYPADGCTSRLSPHLKFGTIGIREVYEGTEDARSRVEPGSDREASVEEFQSQLAWREFYTQVLFANPNVVTENYKEYEHEIEWDYDEAHLQAWKDGETGYPIVDAGMRQLRAEAYMHNRVRMIVASFLTKDLLIDWRHGYDWFREKLVDHDTANDNGGWQWAASTGTDAQPYFRVFNPMTQGERYDPDAEYITEYVPELRGTDPEIIHGWHEASLTQRRNAAPDYPDPIVDHSERREEAISMFERARGDD, encoded by the coding sequence ATGCGTCTCCACTGGCACCGGCGGGACCTGCGGGCGACGGACAACGCGGGGCTGGCCCCCGCGAGCGCGGACGACCCGGTCGTCCCGCTCTTCGTCTTCGACCGCGACGTGCTCGACCACGCCGGCCCCCCGCGGATCGCGTTTCTGCTCGACGCGCTGGACAGTCTCCGGTCGTGGTACCGCGAGCGGGACGGCGACCTCGTCGTCGCCCACGGCGACCCCCGCGAGGTGGTTCCCGAGGTGGCTCGGGAGTACGACGCGGACGTGGTGACGTGGGGCAAGGACTACTCGGGACTGGCCCGCGAACGGGACGCCGCCGTCCGGCAGGCGCTGGACGCCGTCGACGTGGCCCGCGAGGCCGTCCAGAACGCCGTCTGTCACGAGCCCGGCGAGATCACGACCAACGGCGGCGACCCCTACAGCGTGTTCACCTACTTCGGGAACAAGTGGCTCGACCGGGAGAAAGACGACCCCTACGACCCGCCGGCGGCCGACGCGCTCGCGGCCGTGGACGGCGACCCGCTCCCGACCGTCTCGGAGTTGGGGTTCGACGAGCCCGAGGCCGACGTGCCCGAGGCCGGTACCGAGCGGGCACGACAGCTGCTCGCCGACTTCCTCGAGGAGGACGTCTACCGCTACGACGAGCGCCGCGACTACCCCGCCGACGGGTGTACCTCGCGGCTCTCGCCCCATCTGAAGTTCGGGACCATCGGGATCCGCGAGGTCTACGAGGGGACCGAGGACGCCCGGAGCCGCGTCGAACCCGGCAGCGACCGCGAGGCGTCCGTCGAGGAGTTCCAGTCCCAGCTGGCCTGGCGGGAGTTCTACACGCAGGTCCTGTTCGCCAACCCCAACGTCGTCACGGAGAACTACAAGGAGTACGAACACGAGATCGAGTGGGACTACGACGAGGCCCACCTCCAGGCCTGGAAGGACGGCGAGACGGGCTACCCCATCGTCGACGCCGGGATGCGCCAGCTCCGCGCGGAGGCGTACATGCACAACCGCGTGCGGATGATCGTCGCCTCCTTCCTGACCAAGGACCTGCTCATCGACTGGCGGCACGGCTACGACTGGTTCCGGGAGAAACTGGTCGACCACGACACCGCCAACGACAACGGCGGCTGGCAGTGGGCCGCCTCGACGGGGACCGACGCGCAACCCTACTTCCGGGTGTTCAACCCGATGACGCAGGGCGAGCGCTACGACCCCGACGCCGAGTACATCACGGAGTACGTGCCGGAACTCCGGGGGACCGACCCGGAGATCATCCACGGGTGGCACGAGGCGTCCCTGACCCAGCGGCGCAACGCCGCGCCGGACTACCCCGACCCGATCGTCGACCACAGCGAGCGCCGGGAGGAGGCGATCTCGATGTTCGAGCGGGCGAGGGGCGATGACTGA
- a CDS encoding DUF5827 family protein yields MPVDKAEFDDVRSFELHEPADVLDTDKLYTIPELARLLQGLPVDAELSDFNESVFIDWAIPWMIYYQDDLVFAEPDAEDVVGLYGLDG; encoded by the coding sequence ATGCCTGTCGACAAGGCCGAATTCGACGACGTCCGCTCGTTCGAACTCCACGAGCCGGCGGACGTGCTCGATACGGACAAGCTGTACACCATCCCGGAACTGGCCCGCCTCCTACAGGGCCTGCCGGTGGACGCCGAACTGAGCGACTTCAACGAGTCGGTGTTCATCGACTGGGCCATCCCGTGGATGATCTACTACCAGGACGACCTGGTGTTCGCCGAACCGGACGCGGAGGACGTGGTCGGGCTGTACGGTCTCGACGGATGA
- a CDS encoding winged helix-turn-helix domain-containing protein: MVRDGPDWEFRARDVYLLRELAADPHRSSRELADILAEKYDIDVSHVTVNDSLRKMREENVFREAIVPNEALFNFALFEFKFNPEHFADAWHDAMVEIRDDRHTLFYFLSDGEYQWKSVMMFPTRQAESRWIHEFYKEHGELVQNVRNSVVHNVLKFRTDPEMFTDLHDE, translated from the coding sequence ATGGTACGCGACGGACCGGACTGGGAGTTCCGCGCCCGCGACGTCTACCTCCTCCGAGAGCTGGCCGCCGACCCGCACCGGTCTTCCCGGGAGCTGGCGGACATCCTCGCGGAGAAGTACGACATCGACGTCTCCCACGTCACGGTCAACGACTCCCTCCGGAAGATGCGCGAGGAGAACGTCTTCCGGGAGGCGATCGTCCCGAACGAGGCGCTGTTCAACTTCGCGCTGTTCGAGTTCAAGTTCAACCCCGAGCACTTCGCGGACGCGTGGCACGACGCGATGGTCGAGATCCGCGACGACCGGCACACGCTCTTTTACTTCCTCTCGGACGGGGAGTACCAGTGGAAGTCCGTGATGATGTTCCCGACGCGGCAGGCCGAGTCACGCTGGATTCACGAGTTCTACAAGGAACACGGCGAGCTGGTCCAGAACGTGCGCAACTCCGTGGTCCACAACGTCCTGAAGTTCCGGACGGACCCGGAGATGTTCACCGACCTGCACGACGAGTAG
- a CDS encoding DUF302 domain-containing protein, translating to MTLPIDPEAVESGDIGEKRATLAMDHEAAVDHVRETFADAGFGFPAEFSPSEMLNEKVDADRDPYYVLGACNPAMADRALDASENRIGALFPCNVVVWQEEPGQQAVYHVSIMRIARLVGMAPADEEMADIVATTGEMVDEAFANL from the coding sequence ATGACGCTCCCAATCGATCCCGAGGCCGTCGAATCGGGCGACATCGGCGAGAAGCGAGCCACGCTGGCGATGGATCACGAGGCGGCCGTCGACCACGTCCGCGAGACGTTCGCCGACGCCGGCTTCGGCTTCCCGGCGGAGTTCTCCCCGTCGGAGATGCTCAACGAGAAGGTCGACGCCGACCGGGACCCCTACTACGTACTGGGCGCGTGCAATCCGGCGATGGCGGACCGCGCGCTCGACGCCTCGGAGAACCGCATCGGTGCGCTGTTCCCGTGTAACGTCGTCGTCTGGCAGGAAGAGCCCGGACAGCAGGCCGTCTACCACGTCAGCATTATGCGGATCGCCCGGCTCGTCGGGATGGCTCCGGCCGACGAGGAGATGGCAGACATCGTGGCGACGACCGGCGAGATGGTCGACGAGGCGTTCGCGAACCTCTAG
- a CDS encoding ATPase, whose protein sequence is MNLLVAGSDRVDAGKTTFTVGLLAHTGARGFKPRAGNNYWFDHDDYLRATEEGRLYGKDAERLAAASPGDVRPEEINPIHRLWHPSPGPSTGLLGREDQQFVVDRVGRDGAGEFVVNGTVDVPDGVAERLPVEAAPRVTSVPDFNDLMSAMHAEALSDLAADVAAADRAVVESYGDVARPLSGLEPDAVAVVEPGRARFYDGRRYAKACEIATGSPGDGQLEERVDNVVDLIDRTGAVRLPALDGETRADPEAVAEAYDHAYDALLATAFD, encoded by the coding sequence ATGAACCTCCTCGTCGCGGGCAGCGACCGGGTCGACGCCGGCAAGACGACCTTCACCGTGGGGCTGCTCGCTCACACCGGCGCGCGCGGGTTCAAGCCCCGCGCCGGCAACAACTACTGGTTCGACCACGACGACTACCTGAGAGCCACGGAGGAGGGGCGACTGTACGGCAAGGACGCCGAGCGGCTGGCGGCGGCGTCGCCGGGCGACGTCCGGCCGGAGGAGATCAACCCCATCCACCGGCTCTGGCACCCGTCGCCGGGGCCGAGCACGGGCCTGCTCGGCCGCGAGGACCAGCAGTTCGTCGTCGACCGCGTCGGTCGGGACGGTGCCGGCGAGTTCGTCGTCAACGGCACCGTCGACGTCCCCGACGGCGTCGCGGAGCGGCTCCCGGTCGAGGCAGCGCCGCGTGTCACCTCCGTCCCCGACTTCAACGACCTGATGAGCGCGATGCACGCCGAGGCCCTGTCGGACCTGGCCGCGGACGTCGCCGCCGCGGACCGCGCCGTCGTCGAGTCCTACGGGGACGTGGCACGGCCGCTCTCGGGGCTCGAACCGGACGCCGTCGCGGTCGTGGAACCGGGTCGTGCCCGGTTCTACGACGGTCGTCGCTACGCGAAGGCCTGCGAGATCGCGACTGGGAGCCCCGGCGACGGCCAACTGGAGGAGCGCGTCGACAACGTCGTCGACCTCATCGACCGGACGGGGGCCGTCCGACTGCCGGCGCTTGACGGCGAGACGCGAGCCGACCCCGAGGCCGTCGCCGAGGCCTACGACCACGCCTACGACGCCCTGCTCGCGACCGCGTTCGACTAG
- a CDS encoding sensor histidine kinase, translating to MGAEQGDERAELAALDRISDGVIAVDDEDRYTYVNDAATTLLGRSREELLGECVWDVFPGAADGPAPKAFQRARDTGSQTSYTRYSESLDEWFRVRVYPGEGGLTVFFADVSAEKRREESLTRLHEATREMLSVESPVEVARLVSEAAIDILGLRVNGVHFYDEETDALEPVAQSDGSKEIIGDAPAIDEGIAWRAFQNDEVLIYDDVSSARGVMNPETPMRSELFVPLGEFGVFIVASSEPAAFSETDVAFARLLGANATTALKQLDTEIQLAHQRDSLELLTQMMSHDIRNDLQVVTAVTELLADAVDDEHAEYVRKIHTNAASAVELTNSARDLAETMRRPERETEPVGLADALERQIEELQHTHDVRATVEGTLPRVTVAADDLLDSVFRNLLKNAVEHNKNDDPSVVVSASADDETATVRVADDGPGVPDDRKREVFGRGERGLESHGTGIGLYLVQTLVDQYGGDVWIEDNEPTGAVFVVELRRA from the coding sequence ATGGGTGCCGAGCAGGGCGACGAGCGGGCCGAGCTTGCCGCGCTCGACAGGATCTCCGACGGAGTGATCGCGGTCGACGACGAGGACCGGTACACGTACGTCAACGACGCGGCCACGACGCTGCTCGGTCGATCACGGGAGGAACTGCTCGGTGAGTGTGTCTGGGACGTGTTCCCGGGTGCGGCGGACGGGCCGGCACCAAAGGCGTTCCAGCGGGCACGGGACACGGGCTCGCAGACGTCGTACACGCGCTACAGCGAGTCCCTCGACGAGTGGTTCCGGGTCAGGGTCTACCCCGGCGAGGGCGGACTGACGGTGTTTTTCGCCGACGTGTCCGCGGAGAAGCGACGCGAGGAGAGCCTGACCCGCCTCCACGAGGCGACCAGGGAGATGCTGTCGGTCGAGTCACCGGTGGAGGTGGCTCGTCTGGTCAGCGAGGCAGCGATCGACATCCTGGGCCTTCGGGTCAACGGGGTCCACTTCTACGACGAGGAGACCGACGCGCTCGAACCGGTAGCGCAGTCCGACGGGAGCAAGGAGATCATCGGCGACGCGCCGGCCATCGACGAGGGGATCGCCTGGAGGGCCTTCCAGAACGACGAGGTGCTGATCTACGACGACGTGAGCAGTGCCCGGGGCGTGATGAACCCCGAGACGCCGATGCGGAGCGAACTGTTCGTCCCCCTGGGCGAGTTCGGCGTCTTCATCGTCGCCTCCTCGGAGCCGGCGGCGTTCTCCGAGACGGACGTGGCGTTCGCCCGGCTGCTGGGAGCCAACGCGACGACGGCCCTGAAACAGCTCGACACCGAGATCCAGCTGGCACACCAGCGGGACAGCCTGGAACTGCTCACCCAGATGATGAGCCACGACATCAGGAACGACCTCCAGGTGGTGACCGCCGTCACGGAGCTGCTCGCCGACGCCGTCGACGACGAACACGCGGAGTACGTCCGGAAGATCCACACGAACGCGGCCAGTGCCGTCGAACTGACCAACTCCGCACGGGACCTCGCGGAGACGATGCGCCGGCCGGAGCGCGAGACAGAACCCGTCGGGCTCGCCGACGCTCTGGAACGACAGATCGAGGAACTCCAGCACACGCACGACGTGCGAGCCACGGTCGAGGGGACGCTGCCGCGGGTGACCGTCGCGGCCGACGACCTGCTCGACTCGGTCTTCCGAAACCTCCTGAAGAACGCGGTCGAACACAACAAGAACGACGATCCCTCGGTCGTCGTCAGCGCGAGCGCCGACGACGAGACGGCGACCGTTCGGGTCGCCGACGACGGGCCGGGCGTCCCGGACGACCGCAAGAGGGAGGTGTTCGGCCGGGGCGAGCGCGGCCTCGAGAGCCACGGGACCGGGATCGGGCTCTATCTCGTACAGACCCTCGTCGACCAGTACGGGGGGGACGTGTGGATCGAGGACAACGAGCCGACCGGGGCCGTGTTCGTGGTCGAACTCCGGCGGGCCTGA